One Schlesneria paludicola DSM 18645 DNA segment encodes these proteins:
- a CDS encoding M56 family metallopeptidase, with translation MMVSYLLTALLSLGTGIAAFLVNWWLQSTLLIAAGLIGGALLKHRGAALQSVIYRSTLAAALMCPFATGLLALSGASGWSIHLPASQVVRTAIEPPQSPNERSSTVSQDVSSSVSSSETPLHVTERTLLALSTSPSPSIGSEDTSHAAADSPLPATTLISPNPTQTTSGTSTIESITPMGWIAIVGSAVWTILASLFSFRLASAWARVEQLRRNSMTADNDIRELCQELASSIGVPSPDVRHSPFVSSPFLAGLQRPVVMLPEVDADLRIREVLIHELAHLRRRDCDWNLLLQIATAFFFFQPLIWMLGRRIESTAEDVCDDYVVRFGGDRIEYASQLTVIAERTLAPVLTIGVGMMSFRSMLARRVSRIMDGSRTLSTRAGHLIVLAVIVVGFLATMTAGFIGLAARPIQAESESSNSAATTAPSKAEVTAVSANEVKQDGPVAIDHSSQIFQGTVVDPSGKPVAGAKIYLVAYFREPIRPFEANWRPVCMTNAKGEFRFGKDELSAYGELSPNRWNHATLCATADGYGFGWSTVALFETSGSAVNELRKLAANLPDPYREAQLKVLESAGQPLQLKPDDQPIEGQILNIDGQPVVGAKVLLIQARTGADERLEEWQKKTTEERADFYSTNQALSKQMNGPQVRSLITPGLTDAQGKFVLRGIGRDRIVQLLIEGPGIQSDLIYARTQPGKPIEMPNEWARGDMRKELYHPSQLIHVAGPSQPIVGTIVDKISKQPIPGAVVLSQKRHGHPINGWGQDFVRTVADSEGRFRLEGMPIGADNRIGVISPSDRAYLSTSKQTKTTASADPLKVDFELQPGVWITGRVTDKQSGEGLAGHFEPFTFRDNKAGERGQVDERQSLRADNQGRFRLVVAPGPGIIAFQAEQHQKYPRGAGADTIKTGKKASSEVPYFETRPSYCMPSSFHFVKEIDPSLDQHEIQLDLTLDAGNNLKGHVVDESGKPLSTAAYSGKIKEFAAAWDQVDPDGQFEILGYDAAVPRTVAFFDREKSLAAQILITGPVTSPLVVKLAPAGNATGRIVDEHNDPIPNLQLLSWTPRRDDSNGEMRQSLQAPPLPPGDFRRHRSNLFNDSQGRFELKHLIPGQEYRIRVLSREGKDLSKQIYAPLDVVIKVKAGEVLDLGDIRIADEKTFTEKFKEQMRSAPGTKGG, from the coding sequence ATGATGGTCTCGTATCTACTCACGGCACTCTTGAGCCTCGGGACCGGGATCGCCGCGTTCCTGGTCAACTGGTGGTTGCAATCGACGCTATTGATCGCCGCAGGACTGATCGGCGGGGCTCTGCTGAAACACCGGGGCGCGGCTTTGCAGTCGGTCATCTACCGATCAACGCTGGCCGCCGCTCTGATGTGTCCGTTCGCCACGGGATTACTTGCCCTCAGTGGCGCGTCAGGATGGTCGATCCACCTGCCTGCCAGTCAGGTGGTGCGGACTGCAATCGAGCCACCGCAGTCACCAAACGAACGATCAAGCACGGTGTCGCAGGACGTCAGCAGTTCAGTATCGTCGAGCGAAACGCCGTTGCACGTCACAGAACGAACGCTTCTGGCGTTGTCGACATCGCCCTCCCCTTCGATTGGATCGGAAGACACTTCGCACGCGGCCGCCGATAGCCCTTTGCCTGCGACCACCTTGATCAGCCCGAATCCAACGCAGACCACGTCCGGCACCTCGACGATCGAATCGATCACACCCATGGGTTGGATTGCGATCGTTGGCTCTGCGGTTTGGACCATTCTCGCATCGCTCTTCTCCTTCCGACTGGCGTCTGCATGGGCTCGCGTTGAACAACTGCGACGGAACTCAATGACTGCAGACAACGACATTCGTGAACTGTGCCAGGAACTCGCGAGTTCCATTGGTGTGCCATCACCCGACGTACGGCACAGTCCGTTTGTCTCGAGCCCTTTTCTGGCAGGTTTGCAACGACCTGTCGTGATGCTGCCCGAGGTCGATGCCGATCTGCGAATTCGTGAGGTTCTGATTCACGAACTGGCTCATCTGCGACGCCGAGACTGTGATTGGAACCTATTGCTGCAGATCGCAACGGCGTTCTTCTTTTTCCAGCCATTGATCTGGATGTTGGGTCGTCGGATCGAATCGACGGCCGAAGATGTCTGCGATGACTATGTCGTGCGGTTTGGCGGTGATCGAATCGAATACGCGTCTCAGCTCACCGTAATCGCCGAGCGCACATTGGCGCCGGTCCTGACCATCGGTGTGGGCATGATGTCGTTTCGATCAATGCTGGCTCGTCGAGTGTCACGAATCATGGACGGTTCTCGCACGCTCTCAACCCGAGCTGGCCATTTGATCGTGCTGGCGGTGATCGTCGTGGGATTCCTCGCCACGATGACCGCAGGATTCATCGGTTTGGCCGCACGACCAATTCAGGCGGAAAGCGAGTCCTCGAATTCGGCAGCAACCACGGCGCCATCCAAGGCGGAGGTAACGGCCGTCTCCGCGAATGAGGTCAAACAAGACGGACCTGTGGCTATTGACCATTCATCACAGATTTTTCAAGGCACCGTAGTCGATCCATCTGGAAAGCCTGTTGCCGGAGCAAAGATCTACCTTGTGGCTTACTTCCGGGAACCAATTCGCCCTTTCGAAGCAAATTGGAGGCCGGTCTGCATGACGAATGCCAAAGGCGAGTTTCGATTTGGCAAAGACGAACTCAGTGCTTACGGCGAACTTTCGCCGAACAGGTGGAATCATGCCACTCTCTGCGCAACGGCCGATGGCTATGGCTTCGGATGGTCCACCGTGGCGCTCTTCGAAACGAGTGGATCAGCGGTCAACGAACTCCGGAAACTCGCGGCGAATTTGCCTGATCCGTATCGGGAAGCCCAATTGAAAGTGCTCGAGTCGGCGGGCCAACCACTCCAATTGAAACCCGACGACCAACCGATCGAAGGTCAAATCCTGAATATCGACGGCCAGCCAGTGGTCGGTGCCAAGGTCCTGTTGATTCAAGCCAGGACGGGCGCGGACGAACGCTTGGAGGAGTGGCAAAAGAAGACCACCGAAGAACGCGCCGATTTCTATTCCACGAATCAAGCTCTTTCAAAACAAATGAACGGCCCTCAAGTCCGTTCCCTCATCACGCCGGGGCTCACCGATGCACAAGGCAAATTTGTGTTGCGTGGAATTGGGCGCGATCGAATCGTCCAACTCTTGATCGAAGGCCCCGGCATTCAATCCGACTTGATCTACGCCAGAACTCAACCTGGCAAACCGATCGAGATGCCGAATGAATGGGCCCGCGGAGATATGAGGAAGGAACTTTATCACCCGAGTCAGTTGATCCATGTGGCAGGGCCCTCCCAGCCAATCGTGGGCACCATCGTCGACAAAATCTCGAAACAGCCGATCCCGGGTGCAGTCGTCCTCAGTCAAAAGCGACACGGTCACCCGATCAACGGATGGGGCCAGGATTTCGTTCGAACTGTGGCCGATTCGGAAGGACGTTTTCGACTGGAAGGAATGCCAATTGGAGCGGACAACCGAATTGGTGTCATTTCCCCTTCGGACCGAGCCTATCTCTCAACCAGCAAGCAGACCAAGACGACAGCCTCCGCAGATCCACTGAAGGTGGATTTTGAATTGCAACCGGGTGTTTGGATTACGGGACGCGTCACCGACAAGCAATCGGGAGAAGGTTTGGCGGGCCATTTCGAACCATTCACGTTCCGGGACAACAAAGCGGGGGAACGCGGCCAGGTCGACGAACGGCAATCGCTACGAGCCGACAACCAAGGACGATTCCGGCTTGTCGTCGCACCCGGACCTGGCATCATTGCTTTTCAGGCAGAGCAGCATCAGAAGTATCCGCGCGGTGCAGGAGCGGACACGATCAAAACGGGTAAGAAAGCTTCCTCGGAAGTCCCGTATTTTGAAACTCGACCATCCTATTGCATGCCATCCAGTTTCCACTTCGTCAAAGAGATCGACCCGTCGCTGGATCAGCATGAAATCCAACTCGACCTGACCTTGGATGCAGGAAATAACTTGAAGGGGCATGTCGTTGATGAATCAGGCAAGCCGCTTTCAACCGCAGCGTACAGCGGAAAGATTAAAGAGTTTGCCGCGGCCTGGGATCAGGTGGATCCTGACGGACAGTTTGAAATCCTCGGCTATGACGCCGCAGTCCCGCGAACTGTGGCGTTCTTCGATCGCGAGAAGTCACTCGCGGCACAAATCCTTATAACGGGACCGGTGACGAGTCCCCTTGTCGTGAAACTAGCACCTGCGGGAAATGCGACAGGACGCATTGTGGACGAACACAATGATCCGATTCCCAATCTGCAACTGCTGAGCTGGACTCCAAGACGAGACGATTCGAACGGCGAGATGCGACAATCACTCCAGGCACCACCTCTTCCACCAGGCGACTTCAGACGACATCGATCCAACTTGTTCAATGACTCGCAAGGCCGCTTCGAACTGAAGCACCTGATCCCCGGTCAAGAATACCGCATTCGCGTGCTTTCCCGCGAAGGCAAAGACCTCAGCAAACAGATTTATGCACCATTGGATGTGGTCATTAAAGTGAAGGCGGGTGAAGTCCTTGATCTGGGCGATATTCGCATCGCCGATGAAAAAACCTTTACTGAAAAGTTCAAAGAACAGATGAGATCTGCCCCCGGCACGAAAGGTGGATGA
- a CDS encoding BlaI/MecI/CopY family transcriptional regulator — protein sequence MESTTLGRVQLLIMQVLWEKGRATARELTDGVNAIEPIAHSTVQTLLRGLEEKGAVTHEAEGRTFVFVPLVKEQAFKQTATRDLVERVFGGKAASLVAHLLKNEKVSRAEIDEIRKLIDQGSPSKKSESK from the coding sequence ATGGAATCAACCACGCTAGGACGAGTTCAACTGCTGATCATGCAGGTCCTGTGGGAAAAAGGGCGGGCGACGGCCCGTGAACTGACCGACGGCGTCAATGCGATCGAACCGATTGCACACAGCACGGTGCAGACCTTGCTGCGAGGCCTGGAAGAAAAAGGAGCTGTGACCCACGAGGCAGAAGGACGTACGTTCGTATTCGTCCCGCTGGTCAAGGAACAGGCTTTTAAGCAAACCGCCACGCGAGACCTGGTGGAACGCGTCTTCGGCGGAAAAGCAGCAAGTCTGGTGGCCCATCTGCTCAAGAACGAAAAGGTTTCACGGGCAGAAATTGACGAGATTCGCAAGCTAATCGACCAAGGTTCTCCATCCAAGAAATCGGAGTCGAAATGA
- a CDS encoding class I SAM-dependent methyltransferase produces the protein MNWRGSQAESRRRYLVKYDAEEVDRYDAWLLQRTREDEDACLADIASAFQFQPGMSVLDVGAGAGTLCRTLALIPGLSLTALEPSPAMRAKLQAKHELQDVVVVDGFCDSDDDRLLFDQAAFDVIVSRQLANGLFDPLAAFRNWRDWLKPGGSVLLIDGLFDRTDWAGRWQEEVDVLPQSACRTMAMVPYLLEQVGFQIESVGLMNATNAMSSATVVRYLVVASKPTSSIRSRFV, from the coding sequence ATGAATTGGCGTGGAAGTCAGGCAGAGTCACGTCGTCGATATTTGGTCAAGTACGACGCAGAAGAAGTGGATCGCTATGATGCGTGGCTTCTTCAACGGACGCGCGAGGACGAAGACGCATGCCTGGCGGACATCGCGTCCGCGTTTCAGTTCCAACCAGGCATGTCCGTGCTCGACGTCGGGGCAGGGGCGGGAACACTCTGCAGAACTCTGGCTTTGATTCCGGGGCTCTCATTGACTGCATTGGAACCTTCACCCGCGATGCGGGCAAAATTGCAGGCCAAGCATGAGCTTCAGGATGTGGTCGTTGTGGATGGCTTTTGCGACAGCGATGACGATCGGTTGTTGTTCGATCAGGCGGCTTTCGATGTCATTGTCTCGCGTCAATTGGCCAATGGTCTGTTCGACCCACTTGCGGCGTTTAGAAACTGGAGAGACTGGCTGAAGCCTGGAGGCTCGGTTCTGCTGATTGATGGTTTGTTTGATCGAACTGATTGGGCGGGACGATGGCAGGAAGAGGTCGATGTTCTTCCTCAGTCGGCGTGTAGAACGATGGCAATGGTACCTTATTTACTCGAACAGGTCGGTTTCCAGATTGAATCTGTCGGGCTTATGAATGCCACGAATGCGATGTCTTCGGCCACTGTTGTTCGATACCTTGTCGTCGCGTCGAAACCGACCTCATCAATTCGGTCGAGGTTCGTGTGA
- a CDS encoding alpha/beta hydrolase produces the protein MRYTLVLMFLIAGCTESGSVQPFPPVRETQPQKSAGDLSVRYSGTRLADARQVVVLLHGYGASGDDLMSLTDYIGGELRAFVFPEGPIPLPGGGQAWATTDAELDSSCRRIIELMDEIAKQHPEVRISVGGFSQGATIASKLVAEERLKLEHAILYSPAMKLDDGIPQAKHSTQVLIAHGREDAILPFSESERLRDLLIGRGYNVNWQPFDGGHTLTRELMVATRKQLDGIAN, from the coding sequence TTGCGTTATACCCTTGTGCTGATGTTTCTGATCGCAGGTTGCACCGAGTCTGGTTCCGTGCAGCCGTTCCCGCCAGTTCGAGAAACGCAACCACAGAAATCCGCGGGAGATCTAAGTGTTCGGTATTCTGGAACACGTCTCGCCGATGCACGACAGGTCGTTGTGTTGTTGCACGGGTATGGAGCTTCGGGCGACGATCTGATGTCGCTCACAGATTACATTGGTGGTGAATTGCGAGCGTTTGTGTTTCCGGAAGGGCCGATCCCTCTGCCTGGGGGCGGTCAGGCCTGGGCGACAACCGATGCAGAGCTCGACTCATCCTGCCGGCGCATCATCGAGTTGATGGACGAGATTGCAAAACAGCATCCTGAGGTTCGAATCTCGGTCGGCGGATTCTCGCAAGGAGCGACGATCGCAAGCAAATTGGTGGCCGAAGAACGGTTGAAGTTGGAGCATGCGATTCTCTATTCACCCGCCATGAAGCTGGATGATGGCATACCTCAGGCGAAGCACTCTACGCAGGTTTTGATCGCTCACGGTCGCGAGGATGCCATCTTGCCGTTCTCGGAGTCAGAACGTTTGCGAGACCTCTTAATTGGCAGGGGATACAACGTGAACTGGCAGCCGTTCGATGGTGGGCACACGCTGACGCGCGAATTGATGGTCGCGACGCGAAAGCAACTTGACGGGATCGCGAACTGA
- a CDS encoding exo-alpha-sialidase, whose amino-acid sequence MHGFRILKSVATCCLVFFCSSAIAAVELGQSVGEFSVLDARDKPLAVTTSPERTAIALVFLSARSDAVDKSLQNISTLYRKHRRLGVVYIGICSNEVESAEELGNFARDRGLIFTIYRDPAAEVAGKLGITTNPSVALIDSAGKLAHRGGLESKAGLLAFDAAVTNNVTPRKKEDSIKPTPIAHPGEKQKKLDNFGSLSFSSELLFERIPDASVYHCSTIAEAANGDLLCLWYGGSYESADDQTLFLARRRAGERAWQEPQAILKGPDPLPGNGVIFVDGHKRVWIVWCRMESVRPIGRGQGWDKCRLMARVSTDHGLTWSSDTEFLDQKLLAVPRNPPILLSSGNLVLPLEAIVDGVEGSIFLIGADGGKQWRRGGFTPGGSQPAVIQRRDKSLFALMRKAPRLTQIESRDGGDNWSQATPSSLRNPDSGISMTQLANGHAVVVFNDTELNRTPLSIARSIDEGHTWETPLHLESNPGEYSYPCVIQTSDGKIHITYTYRRYSIKHVELNEDWLTHIERPN is encoded by the coding sequence ATGCACGGATTCCGTATCCTCAAATCTGTCGCGACGTGTTGCCTCGTGTTCTTCTGCTCGTCTGCGATTGCCGCTGTCGAACTTGGCCAATCGGTCGGAGAATTCTCCGTCCTTGATGCCCGCGACAAGCCCCTCGCGGTCACCACGAGTCCCGAGAGAACCGCAATCGCACTGGTGTTTCTTTCTGCCCGAAGTGATGCCGTCGACAAGTCGCTGCAGAATATCAGCACCCTCTATCGCAAGCATCGACGCCTGGGAGTGGTCTATATCGGCATCTGCTCCAACGAAGTCGAGTCGGCCGAGGAACTCGGAAACTTCGCTCGTGATCGCGGACTAATTTTCACGATCTACCGCGACCCTGCCGCGGAGGTTGCCGGCAAACTGGGCATCACCACAAATCCTTCGGTCGCCTTGATCGACTCCGCAGGGAAATTGGCCCATCGTGGGGGACTTGAGTCCAAAGCGGGACTGTTGGCGTTCGACGCCGCCGTGACAAACAATGTCACTCCTCGAAAAAAAGAGGATTCGATCAAGCCAACACCGATCGCTCACCCCGGCGAGAAACAAAAAAAACTCGACAACTTCGGATCGCTGTCGTTCTCTTCCGAGCTGCTCTTCGAACGAATCCCTGATGCGTCGGTATACCACTGTTCGACAATCGCCGAAGCGGCCAATGGCGACCTGCTCTGCTTGTGGTACGGCGGAAGCTATGAATCTGCGGACGACCAAACTCTATTTCTCGCCCGTCGACGCGCTGGCGAGCGGGCCTGGCAAGAACCGCAGGCAATCCTCAAAGGCCCCGATCCACTGCCTGGCAATGGAGTGATCTTTGTCGATGGACACAAGCGAGTGTGGATCGTGTGGTGCCGGATGGAAAGTGTCAGACCAATTGGGCGAGGACAAGGCTGGGACAAGTGTCGACTGATGGCCCGGGTCTCGACGGACCACGGTCTGACCTGGAGCTCCGACACCGAGTTTCTCGACCAAAAGCTACTCGCCGTTCCAAGAAACCCTCCCATTCTGCTTTCATCAGGCAATCTGGTCCTGCCATTGGAAGCCATCGTCGACGGAGTTGAAGGTTCGATTTTTCTGATTGGGGCCGATGGTGGAAAACAATGGCGCCGGGGCGGATTCACACCTGGAGGCAGCCAACCCGCCGTCATTCAGCGACGCGACAAATCATTGTTCGCTCTGATGCGGAAGGCACCAAGATTGACTCAAATCGAATCGCGCGATGGGGGCGACAACTGGTCGCAGGCGACCCCTTCCTCGCTGCGGAATCCTGACTCCGGAATCTCAATGACGCAACTGGCCAATGGTCATGCTGTGGTCGTCTTCAACGACACGGAACTAAATCGCACGCCGCTCAGCATCGCCCGCTCAATCGATGAAGGACATACCTGGGAGACGCCGCTGCATCTGGAATCGAATCCCGGTGAATATTCATATCCCTGCGTGATCCAGACCTCTGACGGAAAGATTCACATCACCTACACCTATCGCCGCTACTCGATCAAACACGTCGAACTCAATGAAGACTGGCTGACGCATATCGAACGACCAAATTGA
- a CDS encoding leucine-rich repeat domain-containing protein — MDEKNPVVIDALDKGDPECRMTARPYWQHTWECVPGWAKIALVSLVVLFVVHVGLGIRVWYGLQDPPEVVAIKGPERHIIIPATNRDFRNPLNWFDAVPIGLRGVSAKDVTAVRLDEHATDELVGHIAKHFPNVQLLFLSRGNITARGLLCLKSCPEIYSLDVSDTDVDDGLGELLPHLPKLTELFVMNTEVGDEFAEVAAQHRQLNYCPINGTNIMPEAVASWQKVRPRTRIQTDFDRVILRGAIRWSDGEISRRFRGPCEVGRFGPEQADGSGTWSRSMIMKLGGLRADHLRWPPQEFKNEPDGNYQIRLKLGEIDAEPADFVIKDGKLSLDRLEFRMPVTRAEAERLAALADAVK; from the coding sequence GTGGATGAAAAGAACCCTGTGGTGATCGACGCACTCGATAAGGGTGATCCTGAATGTCGCATGACGGCGCGTCCGTACTGGCAGCACACGTGGGAATGCGTGCCGGGTTGGGCGAAGATTGCGCTTGTCTCGCTCGTTGTTCTGTTCGTGGTCCATGTCGGATTGGGGATTCGCGTCTGGTACGGTCTGCAAGACCCGCCGGAAGTGGTCGCAATCAAGGGCCCAGAGCGACATATCATCATTCCGGCGACGAACCGAGATTTTCGCAATCCGCTGAATTGGTTTGATGCGGTACCGATTGGTCTGCGAGGGGTTTCGGCGAAAGATGTGACTGCCGTACGACTGGACGAGCACGCCACTGATGAACTTGTCGGGCACATCGCCAAGCACTTTCCGAATGTACAATTATTGTTCTTGTCGCGCGGGAATATCACAGCGCGTGGGTTGCTTTGCTTGAAGAGTTGTCCAGAAATCTATTCGTTGGATGTGTCTGATACCGACGTGGATGATGGACTTGGAGAGCTGCTTCCGCACTTGCCAAAGTTGACCGAGCTGTTCGTGATGAACACCGAGGTTGGCGACGAATTCGCCGAGGTGGCGGCACAGCATCGGCAACTCAATTATTGTCCGATCAATGGGACAAACATCATGCCGGAGGCGGTCGCGTCATGGCAAAAAGTCCGCCCACGAACGCGGATTCAGACAGATTTCGACCGCGTGATTCTCCGCGGTGCGATTCGGTGGTCCGATGGTGAAATTTCGCGACGATTTCGTGGTCCGTGCGAGGTCGGACGCTTTGGCCCTGAGCAGGCGGATGGATCTGGGACGTGGTCGCGGAGCATGATCATGAAATTGGGTGGGCTGCGTGCTGATCATTTGCGGTGGCCGCCACAGGAGTTCAAGAACGAGCCCGACGGGAACTACCAGATTCGTCTGAAACTCGGTGAGATTGATGCAGAACCCGCAGACTTTGTCATCAAGGACGGCAAGCTGTCGCTCGACCGACTGGAGTTCCGCATGCCAGTCACCCGTGCGGAGGCCGAACGTCTCGCGGCTTTGGCTGACGCCGTGAAGTAA
- the tkt gene encoding transketolase, protein MTNDELDQLSINTIRTLSMDAVQQANSGHPGTPMALAPLVYTIWNRVMRFDPKDPFWPNRDRFVLSNGHASMLLWSVLHLTETQAIGADGKPTGHETITLEDIRRFRQLGSKAAGHPEYHLVSGVEATTGPLGQGIANSVGMAIAEKWLAQHYNRPGFDLFDYDIYSVCGDGCLMEGVASEAASLAGHLGLDNLCWIYDNNHITIEGRTNLAFSEDVAARFVAYGWNVLRLHDANDLKGIEGALKAFRETKGRPTIIVFDSLIGYGAPHKQDTPEAHGEPLGVEEVKLTKRNYGWPEDAQFLIPDGVKQHFADGVGQRGAVAHQKWTELFAAYRKSFPELATQIEQMERRELPAGWDKNLPSFPADAKGVAGREVSGKVLNVLAQNIPWLLGGSADLGSSNKTTLKFEGAESFQAKTTGGRNFHFGIREHAMGAVLNGMSLSKLRPFGATFFVFSDYARPSIRLSALMEIPTIFIFTHDALGDGEDGPTHQPIEHLISFRAMPGIVTLRPGDANEVVEAYRYIAQLQHEPAILVLTRQPVPTLDRAKYASASGVSHGAYVLADAPGGNPEVILIGTGSELSVVVEAHEALVTQGIRSRVVSMPSWDIFERQTREYKESVFPSSVKARVVMEQASTFGWERYVGETGQIIGMTTFGASAPYKDLQKHFGFVPESVIAAAKQQLGKA, encoded by the coding sequence ATGACGAACGATGAACTGGACCAACTGTCGATCAATACCATCCGTACGCTTTCGATGGATGCGGTCCAGCAGGCGAACTCCGGGCATCCAGGTACCCCGATGGCGCTGGCCCCGCTCGTTTATACGATCTGGAATCGCGTGATGCGGTTCGATCCAAAGGATCCCTTCTGGCCGAACCGGGATCGGTTCGTTCTTTCGAACGGCCATGCTTCGATGCTGCTGTGGTCTGTGCTGCACTTGACCGAGACTCAAGCGATCGGCGCCGATGGAAAGCCAACCGGGCACGAGACGATCACGCTCGAGGATATTCGTCGTTTCCGTCAACTCGGCAGCAAGGCCGCGGGGCACCCGGAATATCATCTGGTCTCTGGTGTCGAAGCGACGACCGGACCGCTGGGGCAGGGGATTGCCAACAGCGTCGGGATGGCGATCGCCGAGAAGTGGTTGGCGCAGCACTACAATCGACCGGGGTTTGATCTGTTTGACTACGACATTTATTCCGTCTGTGGCGACGGGTGTCTGATGGAAGGCGTGGCCTCGGAAGCGGCATCACTCGCTGGCCACTTGGGACTCGATAACCTGTGCTGGATCTACGACAACAATCACATCACGATTGAAGGACGTACGAACCTAGCCTTCTCTGAAGATGTCGCCGCGCGATTCGTTGCCTATGGATGGAATGTGTTGCGGTTGCATGATGCCAACGATCTGAAGGGGATCGAAGGTGCCTTGAAAGCATTCCGAGAAACAAAAGGTCGTCCGACAATCATCGTCTTCGACAGCCTGATCGGCTATGGCGCGCCGCACAAGCAAGACACTCCTGAAGCGCACGGCGAACCGCTGGGTGTTGAAGAAGTGAAGCTGACGAAACGAAACTATGGTTGGCCCGAAGATGCTCAGTTCCTGATTCCTGACGGAGTGAAGCAGCACTTCGCTGACGGCGTGGGTCAACGCGGTGCGGTTGCTCATCAGAAATGGACCGAGCTGTTCGCGGCGTATCGGAAATCGTTTCCCGAACTCGCGACTCAGATTGAACAAATGGAACGGCGCGAGCTGCCCGCAGGCTGGGACAAGAATTTGCCTTCGTTCCCTGCCGACGCCAAGGGGGTTGCCGGACGTGAAGTCTCGGGCAAGGTGCTGAATGTGCTGGCGCAAAACATCCCCTGGTTGCTGGGCGGATCGGCCGACTTGGGGTCGTCGAACAAAACGACCCTCAAGTTTGAAGGTGCGGAATCGTTCCAGGCGAAGACAACCGGAGGGCGGAATTTCCATTTCGGAATCCGCGAGCATGCGATGGGTGCCGTTCTGAACGGGATGTCCTTGTCGAAACTGCGACCCTTTGGTGCGACGTTCTTCGTATTCAGCGACTACGCCCGACCTTCGATTCGTCTCTCGGCATTGATGGAGATCCCGACGATCTTCATCTTTACGCATGACGCACTGGGCGACGGCGAAGACGGTCCCACGCATCAACCGATCGAGCACCTGATTTCCTTCCGCGCCATGCCTGGCATCGTGACCTTACGACCCGGCGATGCGAACGAAGTGGTCGAAGCTTACCGCTATATCGCCCAGCTTCAGCACGAACCCGCCATCCTGGTTCTCACGCGTCAGCCCGTACCGACGCTGGACCGGGCCAAGTACGCTTCGGCTTCGGGGGTCTCTCACGGTGCGTACGTGCTGGCCGACGCTCCTGGCGGAAACCCGGAAGTGATCCTAATTGGCACGGGAAGCGAACTGAGCGTCGTCGTCGAGGCTCACGAAGCGTTGGTCACCCAGGGGATTCGATCCCGCGTTGTTTCGATGCCCTCGTGGGACATTTTCGAGCGTCAGACGCGCGAGTACAAAGAGAGCGTATTTCCTTCCAGCGTCAAAGCCCGTGTGGTCATGGAGCAGGCCTCGACGTTTGGTTGGGAACGTTACGTTGGCGAGACAGGCCAGATCATCGGCATGACGACGTTCGGTGCGTCTGCACCTTATAAGGATCTCCAGAAGCATTTCGGCTTTGTGCCCGAATCTGTGATCGCCGCCGCGAAACAGCAGCTCGGCAAGGCGTAA
- a CDS encoding NUDIX hydrolase, protein MKQVYYVVVFILRRHNGNNQLLMARRAENKYMGGTWQLISGGLEPDETAWQGALREMWEETRLKPLEFYRLSTLASFYRPDNDSLNTAPMFCAVIDNDAAVTINSEHTEIEWVNVTEADSRLMWPSDQQGLAEVRSVILNDGLAKGYMRIPL, encoded by the coding sequence ATGAAACAGGTCTATTATGTCGTGGTATTCATCCTCCGTCGCCACAATGGCAACAACCAATTGCTGATGGCACGTCGCGCCGAGAACAAGTACATGGGCGGCACGTGGCAACTGATTTCTGGGGGCCTTGAGCCAGATGAGACGGCGTGGCAGGGTGCGCTGCGTGAGATGTGGGAAGAGACGCGTTTGAAACCGCTGGAGTTCTACCGGCTGAGTACGCTCGCCAGTTTCTACCGGCCCGACAATGATTCACTGAACACGGCCCCGATGTTCTGCGCGGTGATCGATAACGACGCGGCCGTGACAATCAATTCGGAGCATACCGAGATTGAGTGGGTGAACGTGACCGAAGCCGATTCAAGGCTGATGTGGCCCAGCGATCAGCAGGGGCTCGCGGAAGTCCGGTCAGTGATTCTGAACGATGGCTTGGCCAAGGGATACATGCGGATTCCGCTGTAG